One Amycolatopsis sp. NBC_00355 genomic window carries:
- a CDS encoding serine/threonine-protein kinase, producing the protein MTEAGQLIAERYRLVDRIGQGAMGVVWRARDERLDRVVAVKQLGFDPSGGGQGGPRALREARLTARLRHPHAITVHDVVEHDGDPYLVMEYLPSQSLAEVLLERETLPADQVARIGEQIASALAAAHAEGIVHRDVTPGNVLTTPDGVTKIADFGISRATGEGAVTGGGFIAGTPAYLAPEVAGGAEAGFPADVFSLGATLYRALEGMPPFGNEDNTIVLLRRIAQDDVIPPKHSGPLAEVLGRLLQRDPEQRPAMAEVQELFEAVTGGRPLPPPRVPPRTGTRLLQVRKPRRRLVLVCAAGALLLALGVLIGTVLVPDGTPVAAPAPVPSTTAPPSTTPVTSSSAPADLGCAADYRVTNSWPGGYQVEVTVRNDRAVGLLGWRVNWTLPRGHHITGLWNGTFTVDGSTVTVDNADWNAKLDANGSTSFGLTALTGQGNGAARPELTCKTL; encoded by the coding sequence GTGACCGAGGCAGGACAGCTGATCGCCGAGCGCTACCGGCTGGTCGACCGGATCGGCCAGGGAGCGATGGGCGTCGTCTGGCGTGCCCGCGACGAGCGGCTCGACCGGGTCGTCGCGGTGAAGCAGCTGGGCTTCGACCCGTCCGGCGGCGGCCAGGGTGGCCCGCGGGCGCTGCGGGAAGCGCGGCTCACCGCACGGCTGCGGCACCCGCACGCGATCACCGTGCACGACGTCGTCGAGCACGACGGCGACCCGTACCTGGTGATGGAGTACCTGCCGTCGCAGAGCCTGGCCGAAGTCCTGCTGGAGCGGGAAACCCTGCCGGCCGACCAGGTCGCGCGCATCGGCGAACAGATCGCGTCGGCTCTGGCCGCCGCGCACGCCGAGGGAATCGTGCACCGGGACGTCACCCCCGGCAACGTCCTCACGACCCCCGACGGCGTCACGAAGATCGCCGACTTCGGCATCTCCCGCGCGACCGGCGAAGGGGCCGTGACCGGTGGCGGATTCATCGCCGGCACGCCCGCCTACCTGGCCCCGGAAGTCGCCGGAGGTGCCGAAGCCGGGTTCCCGGCGGACGTCTTCTCCCTCGGCGCGACGCTCTACCGCGCGCTGGAGGGCATGCCGCCGTTCGGGAACGAGGACAACACCATCGTCCTGTTGCGGCGGATCGCCCAGGACGACGTCATCCCGCCGAAGCACAGCGGCCCGCTGGCCGAGGTGCTCGGGCGGCTCCTGCAGCGGGATCCCGAGCAGCGGCCGGCCATGGCCGAGGTACAGGAGCTGTTCGAAGCGGTCACCGGCGGCCGTCCGCTGCCGCCGCCGCGGGTCCCGCCCCGGACCGGAACGCGCCTGCTGCAGGTCCGCAAGCCACGGCGGCGGCTCGTCCTCGTCTGCGCGGCGGGCGCGTTGCTGCTGGCCCTGGGGGTCCTCATCGGCACGGTCCTGGTGCCCGACGGGACGCCGGTGGCCGCGCCGGCGCCCGTGCCGTCCACCACCGCGCCCCCGTCGACGACCCCGGTCACCAGCTCGTCGGCCCCCGCCGACCTCGGATGCGCGGCCGACTACCGGGTGACGAACTCGTGGCCCGGCGGCTACCAGGTCGAGGTGACCGTCCGCAATGACCGGGCGGTCGGCCTGCTCGGCTGGCGCGTCAACTGGACCCTGCCCCGCGGCCACCACATCACGGGCCTGTGGAACGGGACCTTCACCGTCGACGGCTCGACCGTCACGGTCGACAACGCGGACTGGAACGCGAAGCTCGACGCGAACGGCTCGACGTCGTTCGGCCTGACCGCGCTGACGGGCCAGGGCAACGGCGCCGCGCGGCCGGAGCTGACCTGCAAGACGCTCTGA
- a CDS encoding HNH endonuclease, translating to MGVLVLNAGYEPLHTVSVPHAIRMLVRDVAVVHEAEDGLAYGLFPRPKIVRLLRYVVMKWRYTQPPRWSRRGVLARDGHRCAYCGQRATTIDHVVPLSRGGARTDWLNTVAACGGTARSCNARKADKLPAEAGMRLRITPRVPSWDQLHPLGA from the coding sequence ATGGGCGTTCTGGTCCTCAACGCCGGCTACGAGCCGCTGCACACCGTGTCCGTCCCGCACGCCATCCGGATGCTCGTGCGCGACGTCGCCGTGGTCCACGAGGCCGAAGACGGTCTCGCGTACGGGCTGTTCCCGCGCCCGAAGATCGTGCGGCTACTGCGGTACGTCGTCATGAAGTGGCGATATACGCAGCCGCCACGCTGGTCCCGGCGTGGTGTGCTGGCACGTGACGGGCACCGCTGCGCCTACTGCGGGCAGCGCGCGACGACGATCGACCACGTGGTGCCGCTGAGCCGCGGCGGCGCGCGGACCGACTGGCTCAACACGGTCGCCGCGTGCGGCGGGACGGCGCGCAGCTGCAACGCCCGCAAGGCGGACAAGCTGCCCGCCGAGGCCGGGATGAGGCTACGGATCACCCCGCGCGTCCCGTCCTGGGACCAGCTGCACCCGCTCGGCGCGTGA